One window of Papaver somniferum cultivar HN1 chromosome 9, ASM357369v1, whole genome shotgun sequence genomic DNA carries:
- the LOC113310217 gene encoding transcription factor E2FA-like, whose amino-acid sequence MSGGRAANQQRLAQPSEQIMQSLKRHLPFSSMKPPFVPSEDYHRFSSPTGNNNRTVVDDDEVEIIIVKSPMKRKTEIEECEAESSEWTTSPGFAEVVNNPLRTPVSGKGGRVYNRTKASKYNRSGPQTPVSNAGSPGNPLTPAGTCRYDSSLGLLTKKFINLIKHAEDGILDLNNAADTLEVQKRRIYDITNVLEGIGLIEKKLKNRIRWKGLDGARSGDIEDDVTLLQAEVENLSMEERRLDDRIRDMQERLRDLSEDENNQKWLFVTEEDIKSLPCFQNETLIAIKAPHGTTLEVPDPDEAVDYPQRRYRIVLRSTMGPIDVYLVSQFEEKFEELNGVEAPAIVPPASSSGSHMEEPMVTEENRGKEIELDAQDPNRMYSYPSASQDFVGGIMKIVPTDVDQDADYWLISDHGVSITDMWKSAPDVEWDGVDTLQAEEFVMTAVSTPQPQTPPSSTVGSPPAANTSHR is encoded by the exons ATGTCTGGAGGCCGAGCTGCGAATCAACAGCGATTAGCACAGCCGTCAGAACAGATCATGCAATCTCTAAAGCGTCACCTACCTTTTTCATCGATGAAACCGCCTTTTGTTCCTTCTGAGGATTATCATAGATTTTCTTCTCCTACTGGGAATAATAATCGTACAGTTGTCGATGACGATGAAGTTGAAATCATTATTGTTAAATCTCCC ATGAAGCGAAAGACCGAAATAGAAGAGTGTGAAGCAGAATCTAGTGAATGGACCACCAGTCCTGGCTTTGCTGAAGTTGTTAACAACCCCCTTCGAACGCCTGTATCAGGAAAAGGTGGGAGGGTTTACAACAGGACAAAGGCCTCAAAATACAACAGATCAGGGCCTCAGACCCCTGTGTCAAATGCTG GTTCTCCCGGGAATCCTCTCACTCCAGCTGGAACATGCCGTTATGACAGCTCTCTAG GGCTCTTGACGAAAAAGTTCATAAATTTGATTAAACATGCAGAAGATGGGATTCTTGATTTAAACAATGCGGCTGATACATTGGAG GTACAAAAGAGGCGGATATATGATATTACAAATGTTTTGGAAGGAATTGGTCTCATAGAGAAGAAGCTTAAGAACAGAATTCGTTGGAA GGGTCTTGATGGTGCAAGGTCGGGGGATATTGAGGATGATGTTACTCTATTACAG GCAGAAGTTGAAAACCTTTCCATGGAGGAGCGTAGACTAGATGATAGAATAAG AGATATGCAAGAACGATTGAGGGACCTTAGCGAAGACGAAAACAATCAAAA GTGGCTTTTTGTGACCGAAGAGGACATCAAGAGTCTACCCTGCTTTCAG AATGAGACCCTCATAGCAATTAAAGCTCCTCATGGAACCACTCTTGAAGttcctgatcctgatgag GCCGTTGACTACCCACAGAGGAGATATAGAATCGTCCTCAGAAGCACCATGGGTCCAATTGATGTTTACCTTGTCAG TCAATTCGAGGAGAAATTTGAAGAACTGAATGGGGTTGAAGCACCTGCTATTGTCCCACCAGCATCAAGTTCAGGGAGCCACATGGAAGAACCAATGGTAACCGAGGAGAACAGGGGGAAGGAGATTGAACTAGATGCCCAAGATCCTAATAGAATGTATTCGTATCCCAGTGCTTCACAAGATTTTGTGGGTGGAATAATGAAAATTGTACCGACCGATGTCGAT CAAGATGCCGATTACTGGCTCATATCAGATCATGGAGTAAGCATCACAGACATGTGGAAATCAGCAC CTGATGTTGAATGGGATGGGGTGGATACACTTCAAGCGGAGGAGTTTGTGATGACTGCTGTAAGCACACCACAACCGCAAACTCCACCCTCTAGCACCGTTGGATCACCGCCTGCTGCTAACACTTCTCATAGGTGA
- the LOC113310218 gene encoding uncharacterized protein LOC113310218, which translates to MASSLLFTSSPSVLRNREFSVFNSRFKPLKPNLKQHLISVRALKETTKETKTNDPSSPEEITQKFGLEAGLWKIFSAKGEEESGEKSKGEQAKELLTKYGGAYLATSITLSLISFSLCYALINAGVDVQALLQKVGISASETGEKVGTFALAYAAHKAASPIRFPPTVALTPVVAGWIEKIVGKDR; encoded by the exons ATGGCGTCATCTCTGCTCTTCACTTCTTCTCCCTCCGTCCTGAGGAATAGAGAATTCTCTGTATTCAATTCTCGCTTTAAACCCTTAAAACCTAACTTGAAGCAGCACTTAATCAGTGTAAGAGCTTTAAAAGAAACAACCAAAGAAACTAAAACTAACGACCCTTCTTCCCCGGAAGAAATCACTCAGAAATTCGGTCTTGAAGCTGGTCTCTGGAAG ATATTCAGTGCAAAAGGAGAGGAGGAAAGCGGAGAGAAATCTAAAGGGGAACAAGCCAAGGAACTACTCACTAAATATGGAGGAGCATATTTGGCAACTTCAATAACTCTCTCGTTGATCTCCTTCTCACTCTGCTATGCGCTAATAAATGCAGGTGTCGATGTTCAAGCATTACTGCAGAAG GTGGGTATTTCAGCAAGTGAAACTGGAGAAAAGGTAGGGACTTTCGCACTGGCATATGCAGCACACAAAGCTGCATCTCCGATTAGGTTTCCTCCGACTGTTGCTTTGACTCCTGTTGTTGCTGGATGGATAGAAAAGATAGTTGGGAAAGACAGGTGA
- the LOC113310940 gene encoding 2-Cys peroxiredoxin BAS1, chloroplastic-like, protein MACSASSTVISSNPSSIKFPKPMASLTSSLPFSQTLNVPKSFNGLRKSFQSRASRPISTNQSKRSLVVKASAGELPLVGNKAPDFEAEAVFDQEFIKVKLSDYIGKKYVILFFYPLDFTFVCPTEITAFSDRHAEFEKLDTEILGVSVDSVFSHLAWVQTDRKSGGLGDLNYPLVSDVTKSISKAYDVLIADQGIALRGLFIIDKEGIIQHSTINNLAIGRSVDETMRTLQALQYVQDNPDEVCPAGWKPGEKTMKPDTKLSKEYFSAI, encoded by the exons ATGGCTTGCTCAGCTTCTTCAACTGTTATCTCATCAAACCCTAGTTCTATCAAATTCCCTAAACCAATGGCATCTTTAACTTCTTCACTTCCATTCTCACAAACCCTAAATGTTCCTAAGAGCTTTAATGGTCTTAGAAAATCATTCCAGTCTCGTGCTTCTCGTCCAATCTCCACCAACCAATCTAAAAGGAGCTTAGTCGTTAAAGCT AGCGCTGGGGAACTTCCTCTAGTTGGGAATAAGGCACCAGATTTTGAAGCTGAAGCAGTGTTCGATCAAGAGTTCATCAAG GTCAAGCTATCTGACTACATTGGAAAGAAATACGTGATTCTCTTTTTCTACCCGTTGGATTTTACATTCGTTTGCCCTACTG AGATCACTGCATTCAGTGACCGGCATGCTGAGTTTGAGAAACTAGATACAGAAATCTTGGGTGTTTCCGTAGATAGTGTT TTCTCTCACCTTGCATGGGTGCAAACGGATCGTAAGTCAGGTGGACTTGGTGATCTAAACTATCCATTGGTTTCCGATGTGACGAAATCCATTTCAAAAGCTTATGATGTGCTTATTGCTGATCAG GGTATTGCATTGAGGGGTCTTTTCATCATTGATAaggaaggaattattcaacacTCCACTATTAACAATCTTGCCATTGGCCGAAGCGTTGATGAGACAATGAGAACTCTTCAG GCTCTGCAATATGTTCAAGACAACCCAGATGAGGTATGCCCAGCTGGATGGAAGCCTGGGGAAAAGACAATGAAGCCAGACACCAAGCTTAGTAAAGAGTATTTCTCAGCTATTTAA